A window from Salvelinus fontinalis isolate EN_2023a unplaced genomic scaffold, ASM2944872v1 scaffold_0586, whole genome shotgun sequence encodes these proteins:
- the LOC129846559 gene encoding zinc finger protein 135-like: VVHTGERRDYRGSSGEPQQPHDADEAEKSLSRSEHINKHLQRSTGKRTHCCSDCGKRFTSLAGIKIHQRTHTGEKPFSCDQCGKSFTASSNLTKHQRTHTGEKPYNCDQCGKSFGQSGELTVHQRRHTGEKSFSCGQCGKSFTKSGHLTLHQRIHTGEKPYSCDQCGKSFGQSGALTVHQRTHTGEKPYSCGRCGKSFTTSGHLTKHQRIHTGEKPYSCGQCGKSFTTSGHLTLHQRIHTGEKPYSCGQCGKSFGRSGHLTLHQRIHSGEKSYSCDQCGKGFGRSGELTVHQRTHTGEKPYICGQCGKSFTTSGHLSLHQRTHTGEKPYSCVQCGKSFSQSGQLTQHQRIHTGEKPYSCDQCGMSFTTSGSLSLHKRTHTGEKPYSCDQCDKRYSDKRSLIKHQTIHT, translated from the coding sequence tgttgttcacacaggagagagacgggactaccgtgggtcctctggggagcctcaacaacctcatgatgctgacgaggcagagaagagtctctccagatcagaacacatcaataaacacctgcagagatccacagggaagagaactcactgctgctctgactgtgggaagagattcacctccttagcaggcattaaaattcatcagagaacacacacaggagagaaaccttttagctgtgatcaatgtgggaagagttttactgcatctagcaatctgactaaacaccagagaacacacacaggagagaaaccttataactgtgatcaatgtgggaagagttttggtcaatctggagagctgacagtgcaccagagaagacacacaggagagaaatcttttagctgtggtcaatgtgggaagagttttactaagtCTGGCCATCTGACtctgcaccagagaatacacacaggagagaaaccttatagctgtgatcaatgtgggaagagttttggtcaatctggagcgctgacagtgcaccagagaacacacacaggagagaaaccttacagctgtggtcgatgtgggaagagttttactacatctggccatctgacaaaacaccagagaatacacacaggagagaaaccttatagctgtggtcaatgtgggaagagttttactacatctggccatctgactctacaccagagaatacacacaggagagaaaccttatagctgtggtcaatgtgggaagagttttggtcgatctggccatctgactctacaccagagaatacactcaggagagaaatcttatagctgtgatcaatgtggcaaGGGTTTTGGTCGATCTGGAGAACtaacagtgcaccagagaacacacacaggagagaaaccttatatctgtggtcaatgtgggaagagttttactacatctggccatctgtctttacaccagagaacacacacaggagagaaaccttatagctgtgttcaatgtgggaagagttttagtcaatctggacagctgactcaacaccagagaatacatacaggagagaaaccttatagctgtgatcaatgtgggatgagttttactacatctggttctctgtctctacataAGAGAacgcacacaggagagaaaccttatagctgtgatcagtgtgacaagagatactctgataaaagatctctgatcaaacatcagacaatacatacatga
- the LOC129846557 gene encoding cilia- and flagella-associated protein 251-like isoform X3: MSSINFSPPVKEEDKVCWTEKGGLWLNINVKEEEEEEDVTVNQEVEGEAVTVKEEEKDVSVKEEEDAFRVKEEEDEKEEDVVFGVKEEGEITVTLEEEEEVGDPFNTNKELYESQSTYEEVPMKSSGSQSWGLKEIPCNWRFLQNICLQLPCRALQGWVTKVIWDCLLEEFRCVKATCVLRNFMRMDTRTRRGHNELKRFTIRTLDGIKSNVLPLERLM, translated from the exons ATGAGCTCCATAAACTTCTCCCCTCCTGTTAAAGAAGAGGAtaaggtctgctggacggagaaaggagGTCTGTGGCTGAACATTaacgtgaaagaggaggaggaagaagaggatgtcacagtaaatcaagaagtagagggtgaggctgttacagtgaaagaagaagagaaagacgtttcagtgaaagaagaggaagacgcgttcagagttaaagaggaggaagatgagaaagaggaggatgtagtttttggtgtgaaagaggagggggagattactgtcacattggaggaagaagaggaggttggagatccGTTTAACACAa ataaagagctctatgaaagccagtctacatatgaagaggtcccaatgaagagcagtggttctcagtcctggggactcaaagag ataccttgtaactggagattccttcaaaacatttgcctacagttaccgtgtagggcactgcaaggttgggtgaccaaggtcatctgggactgcctcctggaggagttcaggtgtgtgaaggctacctgtgtcctgcgtaacttcatgaggatggacacgaggaccaggaggggtcacaatgaactcaaacgttttaccattagAACACTTGATggaattaaatcaaacgttttaccattggaacgcttgatgtaa
- the LOC129846557 gene encoding cilia- and flagella-associated protein 251-like isoform X2, whose translation MSSINFSPPVKEEDKVCWTEKGGLWLNINVKEEEEEEDVTVNQEVEGEAVTVKEEEKDVSVKEEEDAFRVKEEEDEKEEDVVFGVKEEGEITVTLEEEEEVGDPFNTSFLSSDKELYESQSTYEEVPMKSSGSQSWGLKEIPCNWRFLQNICLQLPCRALQGWVTKVIWDCLLEEFRCVKATCVLRNFMRMDTRTRRGHNELKRFTIRTLDGIKSNVLPLERLM comes from the exons ATGAGCTCCATAAACTTCTCCCCTCCTGTTAAAGAAGAGGAtaaggtctgctggacggagaaaggagGTCTGTGGCTGAACATTaacgtgaaagaggaggaggaagaagaggatgtcacagtaaatcaagaagtagagggtgaggctgttacagtgaaagaagaagagaaagacgtttcagtgaaagaagaggaagacgcgttcagagttaaagaggaggaagatgagaaagaggaggatgtagtttttggtgtgaaagaggagggggagattactgtcacattggaggaagaagaggaggttggagatccGTTTAACACAa gttttctgtcctcagataaagagctctatgaaagccagtctacatatgaagaggtcccaatgaagagcagtggttctcagtcctggggactcaaagag ataccttgtaactggagattccttcaaaacatttgcctacagttaccgtgtagggcactgcaaggttgggtgaccaaggtcatctgggactgcctcctggaggagttcaggtgtgtgaaggctacctgtgtcctgcgtaacttcatgaggatggacacgaggaccaggaggggtcacaatgaactcaaacgttttaccattagAACACTTGATggaattaaatcaaacgttttaccattggaacgcttgatgtaa
- the LOC129846557 gene encoding zinc finger protein 436-like isoform X1 — translation MSSINFSPPVKEEDKVCWTEKGGLWLNINVKEEEEEEDVTVNQEVEGEAVTVKEEEKDVSVKEEEDAFRVKEEEDEKEEDVVFGVKEEGEITVTLEEEEEVGDPFNTREILHYCGSSGEPQQFQDAEEAEKSLSRSEHLNKHQRRPTGRRTHCRSDCGKRFTSSGIKIHQRTHTGEKPYSCDQCGKSFGRSSHLTQHQRIHTGDKSYSCGQCGKSFGQSCHLTRHQRTHTGEKPYSCDQCGKSFRQAGDLTVHQRTHTGEKPYSCGQCGKSFGHSANLVSHQRTHTGEKAHTCDQCDKRYSVKRHLIKHQKIHEAVVS, via the exons ATGAGCTCCATAAACTTCTCCCCTCCTGTTAAAGAAGAGGAtaaggtctgctggacggagaaaggagGTCTGTGGCTGAACATTaacgtgaaagaggaggaggaagaagaggatgtcacagtaaatcaagaagtagagggtgaggctgttacagtgaaagaagaagagaaagacgtttcagtgaaagaagaggaagacgcgttcagagttaaagaggaggaagatgagaaagaggaggatgtagtttttggtgtgaaagaggagggggagattactgtcacattggaggaagaagaggaggttggagatccGTTTAACACAa gagagatactTCACTATTGTGGAtcatctggggagcctcaacaattTCAAGATGctgaagaggcagagaagagtctctccagatcagaacacctcaatAAACACCAGCGGAGACCCACAGGGAGGAGAACTCACTGccgctctgactgtgggaagagattcacctcatcaggcattaaaattcatcagagaacacacacaggagagaaaccttatagctgtgatcaatgtgggaagagttttggtcgatctagccatctgactcaacaccagagaatacacacaggagataaatcttatagctgtggtcaatgtgggaagagttttggtcaatcttgcCATCTGActagacaccagagaacacacacaggagagaaaccttatagctgtgatcaatgtgggaagagttttcgtCAAGCTggagatctgacagtgcaccagagaacacacacaggagagaaaccttatagctgtggtcaatgtgggaagagttttggtcattcTGCCAAtctggtatcacaccagagaacacacacaggagagaaagctcatacctgtgatcaatgtgacaagagatactctgtTAAAAGacatctgatcaaacatcagaaaatacatgaagcagttgtttcatga